One Bradyrhizobium zhanjiangense DNA segment encodes these proteins:
- a CDS encoding invasion associated locus B family protein, whose product MNFRYLAASVRPRGRLLALLTATALAVPFAAEAQTPAPAPGAPKAAPAPKAAPKAAPKAPAPAASPQAQQAPAQGAPAQQGGAQPADQQIQLIYAPWTKFCLKGQDANAKQVCFTGKDGRIESGQPVIAAVIIEPEGEPKKILRVTLPLGMQLVHGTRIIVDSNAPLQQPYVICFQNGCMSDYEATPELINSMKKGQNLVVQAINANGAPLTLPLPLAGEFQKAYDGPPTDPKVFEETQKKLQEELQKKAEEQRKKLEQQGTPPGTAAAGQK is encoded by the coding sequence ATGAATTTTCGTTACTTGGCCGCGTCCGTCCGGCCGCGCGGGCGACTTCTCGCCTTGTTGACGGCGACGGCGCTGGCCGTTCCGTTTGCCGCCGAGGCCCAGACCCCGGCGCCGGCCCCAGGTGCCCCCAAGGCGGCTCCGGCCCCAAAAGCCGCTCCGAAGGCTGCCCCCAAGGCTCCGGCGCCCGCAGCGTCTCCGCAGGCCCAGCAGGCTCCCGCTCAGGGCGCGCCGGCGCAGCAGGGCGGAGCCCAGCCGGCTGATCAGCAGATCCAGCTGATCTATGCCCCCTGGACCAAGTTCTGCCTGAAGGGCCAGGACGCCAATGCCAAGCAGGTCTGCTTCACCGGCAAGGATGGTCGCATCGAGTCGGGCCAGCCGGTCATCGCCGCCGTGATCATCGAGCCGGAAGGCGAGCCCAAGAAGATCCTGCGCGTGACGCTGCCGCTCGGCATGCAGCTCGTGCACGGCACCCGCATCATCGTGGACAGCAACGCGCCGCTGCAGCAACCGTATGTGATCTGCTTCCAGAACGGCTGCATGTCGGACTACGAGGCCACGCCCGAGCTCATCAACAGCATGAAGAAGGGCCAGAATCTCGTTGTCCAGGCGATCAACGCCAACGGCGCGCCGCTGACGCTGCCGCTGCCGCTCGCCGGCGAATTCCAGAAGGCCTATGACGGTCCGCCGACCGATCCGAAGGTGTTCGAGGAGACCCAGAAGAAGCTCCAGGAAGAGCTTCAGAAGAAGGCCGAGGAGCAGCGCAAGAAGCTCGAGCAGCAGGGCACGCCTCCCGGCACAGCTGCGGCTGGTCAGAAGTAA
- the hspQ gene encoding heat shock protein HspQ: protein MMKARTAKFQIGQVVRHRIFSFRGVIFDIDPEFNNTEEWWLSIPEEARPHKDQPFYHLLAENAESEYVAYVSEQNLLPDDSGEPVRHSQVAEIFIKDKAGGYRPRNPSLN from the coding sequence ATGATGAAAGCGCGGACAGCCAAATTCCAGATCGGACAGGTCGTGCGCCACCGGATCTTCTCGTTCCGGGGCGTGATCTTCGACATCGATCCGGAATTCAACAACACCGAGGAGTGGTGGCTGTCGATTCCCGAGGAGGCGCGGCCCCACAAGGACCAGCCGTTCTACCACCTGCTCGCGGAGAACGCGGAGTCGGAATACGTAGCCTATGTCTCGGAGCAGAATCTGTTGCCCGACGATTCCGGCGAGCCGGTCCGGCATTCACAGGTCGCCGAGATCTTCATCAAGGACAAGGCCGGCGGCTATCGCCCGCGCAATCCGTCGCTGAACTGA
- a CDS encoding AEC family transporter: MVDILNLALPYFGLIFVGFACGKTKSLPESGLAWMNFFLLYVSLPALLFAIMSKTPFAELNNPPFLVATTLSTVAAFTLALVVGKMLGRLSLREATLAGLSGGYGNIGYMGPGLALAVLGPKASAPTALIFCCDSIFLFTIVPLLIELSDRDHPSLVHAFGVVLKQIVLNPLIMSACFGAAVAALHIELPVALDRTITFLQNAAAPTALFVLGVTVALRPFDRVPWEVPGVIAVKLLIHPLTAFGLMLAFGPFAQPWAATAMLMASLPPALNVFVIARQNDAWIESASVAVLLGTFASVVTLTSVMWAIQSGRLMFP; the protein is encoded by the coding sequence ATGGTCGATATCCTCAATCTGGCTCTACCTTATTTCGGCTTGATCTTCGTCGGATTCGCCTGCGGAAAGACCAAATCCCTGCCGGAATCGGGCCTCGCCTGGATGAACTTCTTCCTGCTCTACGTCTCGCTCCCGGCGCTGTTGTTCGCGATCATGTCGAAGACGCCGTTTGCGGAATTGAACAATCCTCCGTTCCTAGTCGCGACCACGCTGTCGACGGTTGCGGCGTTCACGCTGGCGCTGGTGGTCGGCAAGATGCTCGGCCGGCTGTCGCTGCGCGAGGCGACGCTCGCGGGCCTCTCCGGTGGCTACGGCAATATCGGCTATATGGGACCGGGCCTGGCGCTCGCGGTGCTCGGGCCGAAGGCGTCGGCGCCGACCGCGCTGATCTTCTGCTGCGACAGCATCTTCCTGTTCACGATCGTGCCGCTGTTGATCGAGCTGTCCGATCGCGACCATCCCTCGCTCGTGCACGCCTTCGGCGTGGTGCTGAAGCAGATCGTGCTCAACCCGCTGATTATGTCGGCCTGTTTTGGCGCGGCGGTGGCGGCGCTGCATATCGAGCTGCCGGTCGCGCTCGATCGCACCATCACGTTCCTCCAGAACGCTGCTGCGCCGACTGCGCTGTTCGTGCTCGGCGTGACCGTGGCGCTGCGTCCGTTCGACCGGGTGCCGTGGGAGGTGCCGGGCGTGATCGCGGTCAAGCTGCTGATCCATCCGCTCACGGCGTTCGGCCTGATGCTGGCGTTCGGCCCGTTCGCGCAGCCTTGGGCCGCGACTGCGATGCTGATGGCCTCATTGCCGCCGGCGCTGAATGTGTTCGTGATCGCCCGCCAGAACGATGCGTGGATCGAATCCGCATCCGTCGCGGTGCTGCTCG